One Punica granatum isolate Tunisia-2019 chromosome 3, ASM765513v2, whole genome shotgun sequence genomic window carries:
- the LOC116198768 gene encoding transcription factor MYB83-like: MRKPEKKNGGGNGKNGDVKLRKGLWSPEEDEKLMRYMLSNGQGCWSDVARNAGLQRCGKSCRLRWINYLRPDLKRGAFSPQEEELIIHLHSLLGNRWSQIAARLPGRTDNEIKNFWNSTIKKRLRTSSSEPKEVMEAGGGLIFLQEQGINHSMPLMYMESLLSSSSSSTSSLQHIDGPNYQMVLDPKLEIPFMAQAAGNFEGIERDQLFVPLPQLESTINSFIEENAKAENTTSDSNISSDNVLFNNINSFSVTDNLNNYVGNPEETKTVGEWDLEELLKDVSNFPSFIDFQ; this comes from the exons ATGAGAAAGCCCGAGAAAAAGAACGGCGGCGGCAATGGCAAGAACGGTGATGTCAAGCTTAGGAAGGGCCTGTGGTCCCCCGAGGAAGACGAGAAGCTCATGCGGTACATGCTCAGCAATGGGCAGGGATGTTGGAGCGACGTGGCGAGGAACGCTGGGCTGCAGCGGTGTGGGAAGAGCTGCCGGCTCCGGTGGATAAACTACCTCCGGCCCGACCTCAAGAGAGGCGCCTTCTCTCCCCAGGAGGAGGAGCTCATCATCCACCTCCATTCGCTTCTCGGAAACAG GTGGTCTCAAATAGCTGCCCGCTTACCAGGACGTACagataatgaaataaaaaatttctggAACTCGACCATCAAAAAACGGCTCCGGACTTCTTCGTCTGAGCCAAAAGAAGTGATGGAAGCTGGTGGAGGACTCATCTTCTTGCAGGAGCAAGGCATTAATCACAGCATGCCTCTCATGTACATGGAATCCCTGTTGTCTTCTTCGTCCTCCTCGACTTCTTCTCTGCAACACATCGACGGCCCCAACTATCAGATGGTCCTCGATCCGAAGTTAGAAATCCCCTTTATGGCACAAGCAGCTGGCAACTTCGAAGGGATTGAAAGGGACCAACTATTTGTTCCTCTTCCTCAGCTAGAGAGTACCATAAACAGTTTCATCGAAGAAAACGCCAAGGCCGAGAATACGACCTCCGACAGCAACATTAGCAGTGACAACGTCCTTTTCAACAACATCAACAGCTTCAGTGTAACAGACAACTTGAACAACTACGTCGGAAATCCGGAGGAGACAAAAACAGTAGGCGAATGGGACCTCGAGGAGTTACTGAAAGACGTTTCCAACTTTCCCAGCTTCATCGATTTCCAATGA